The window GCTAATTCGCATAAGCAgtgtttaatttcttgtttttctttattttctttggcGTAGTCTTCAATATAAGAACGTATACAGAGGAGGACCTCAAGAATGATCCTGAAATCTGACAGTGATTATAAAACTTGCTAATTTGAGATCTCTTCAACAACGACGCTTTATGGCTGATGTTACTTTTTATACAAGGTTTAAATGGTTATCTGAACTTGGAAATTACTAATTATTAGTGATAATCACATTCTTAAAAGGTTATCACTGTTTGAACTAAGGAAAAAATTTGCAAAGGCGtccaattttaaattttcatatttCAATACAAATGGTGGAACTTTGGcggaatagtttacctttcaATGTTCGTTCCAGCAGCAACCTTATTTCATTTAAACGAAAAATCAGGAAATTCCAAGGTTAATGGCGAACTCATGTAACTACTCGGAAGTTTGCCTTTATTTAGCTGTTTGATTTTATTTACCTCAAGTTTCATTAGTAGATTTAtagcattttgtttatttgtggtGGTTCGCCCAGTATGGACTCTACATGATCGCTCTTTTATGTTTCCTCCAATGGCTCGATCTTCTACATTTGTTTGCCTTGTTCTAGTTTTTCCTGTCAATactttttacaatatttatttatttatttcaatatttattttaaagtattatatttgttttagtctctgttttgtaaaataataaaaaataaagagtCTACAACACACAATACTAAATGATTTTGGCTTTAAAACGTTTAAGACTTGAGCGAAAGCCTCAACAACGGGAAGAAGAAGGACTTGGACAGTGTGTCATCTGGGTGAGCTTGGCTTTCATGCTTTCGCCCAGTTGAGCGACTGAAGTCGAATCATCGTTGCACTTAGTTTAACGTGTGGGTTTTTACAAGTGAATTGGACTTTAAATCCTTCCTCCTATTATAGCAAGTGTCCCTTAGAACTACACCCTTATGAAACTGTATTATCGTTTAAAGGTGTTTATCTTTTCCTGGTGAGGTACCCTTTTCAATTAGCACCCACACTATGATCACACCGCCCAGTGTTGAAAAGTTAGAATGCAAGAATATAATGACCTGAACAATTGTACCAAAAGAAGTTTTCCTCTAAACAAATTTCCTGTAATATTACCAAGTTATCAAACGTTATTTTGTCCTCCACTCTTACcaagaaattactttaaatcaCAGGTACTTTTGTTTAtcatcatatatatatttttttcccacaAAAAAGCGTTTGCActggaaataaatgaatttcataatcgctatttttttgcttcaaattacccgggcgccaccatcttgaataattgtgacaatTAATGTTACTAATAAGTGTTATTAACGACACAACTGAATTATTTAAGACGGCTGCGCCCAGTATATTTCAAAGTTGTAAGCGATTCTACTAGTAATAATTCATACGAGCTAACTGTCCaggattatccgggagtctcccggatacggaacgaatctcccggtttcgcgtacgggtcattaaatctccccgataaaaacgactctgaaccttttaCAGAcatttctccattctagactcaaattgcatccccaagttttaaaaaaaatcgattttttcaaactcgtttcattgtttcttaatgcactcCTTCATCTCTAAGTTCCAAACAAGttttaatagaactaaacaaaatgacttcctttagctatcatagccatataactgattgtttgattggatctccgattaaccaataaaaattcttgacgTAAGTACCCCGTTTTCCCGCAAATTGACAATggtggcagaatattcttgtattctgaaggagctactgggggatgggtgggtgcgtttaaagggggggagaggaggggagggggcgTGGGTAGGttgagggaggggaggggagaccGGCTggaaaaaaatctccagatttaaatttccataggttggcatcttTTATAATTAGTTTTTTTCAGATGCAAACATTCGTTAAAAAAGTTTTCCCGAAGCTTAAATTTATTTCTCGTAGCAATGGAGAATCTCCAGGCCTGAAAGGAAAAGCAGTGGAACCTATAAGAAAAGTGCTTTCTGATAGTTAACTTCTGACCCTTAAGGACGCGATTGTACTACGTATCAAATTAAGGTATTTAATAGCGACTTCTGTCGATTATTACGTAAGAAAACCCATGCGACAGCTCCAACAAACAGGGCCAAATAACCGAAACGGAGCTATAACCTTTAATTGGATGGCCTTACTTTGAAAAAAGCCTTCACCACCCTTAGTTTAAACCGTTTTTTGACCGACAACTAATTGCTTCAAGAATTGCCCttggcaaaaaaccgcaggACATGCCCCACGAAGAACGAGGTGCACTTCTGCACTGGAATACTCTTAAACATCGAAGGAGTATCTGCCCATAGTAGAATGCAACATGACCTTATTTTGATTTAATGGCTTGAATTTTAACGAtgctttcaaaaattgtaaaagtAACATTTCGCATGCAAATCATCTATATACAAAGGAAACCACAAGGATAACAAAGGAATGACTTACCAAATCATCTTTTAATAAAGGACATAacataaataatttcaaaaagaatgtaaagaagCATGTGACATGTGAACATTTATCAGCGTACATTTAATTAAGTGGCCTTAAAATCATACTAGTTTTTAATATTGTAcatcatatttaatttagttgacCCAGCGAATTTTGAACACCAACTCGaacaatagaggttttgcacggcagccatgttgcatggcaggaacaatgaaaatgttttgcattacaaAGAAAATTTGATCCcgtaggaaaaagaatctattgttcctgccatgtaaaactttgcaaaatttAGGGAAGGTACGTTTTCTtattgggggagggggtgggccTGGGCTTCCGAGGGGGGGggttcttagttttttttttacaaattggggagggtcaaacctgttttattcTCAACCGGGGGAGGGTCGCAGTTTTTTTTGGTaaggaaaaaattactccaGGTCACTTCTATTCCTCGTGGGGCATGTCCTGCTACCAGTCGAGATTAATCTAAATTATTTACAGATGTCGAAGAATTTATTTATCAAAAAACTATCTTCTCCTACCTCTCTCTCGACCCGTGCCCGCTTTCGCCCataatttgatgtttccgcgcGGGGTTCTGGTATAAAATCAGTCACCGGTGAGGATTCGTCACTCGAGCTACTCGGGCCAGCACCGACAATTCGATCTACTACATCACTTTGCAAGTTAGTTTCGACCTCGGAAAGTGACGAGGTCACTTGTTGCCTCACATTTCGTACCAGTGGCTGCCGAGGTTGTTGACGCTCCATTGAATCGTACAGCAAGCTGCCAATGTGCGCTTTGATCATTGCGATCTCTTCAGTTTTCTTCCCTTTGAAGGTGATTTTGTGATGGGAAAAGTACAAGGATAGCTCGTCCACCCTCAAGGACGACAGCTTATCGGAGTTGTACAGCCGATGTGCCATCATCAGAGTCAGAGGAGGAGCCggcattcttttaaaaatggcgaGTCGGCAAACAGCCACAATAGCCACAAGTTGCTCCATCTGACCTCATGAAATCCTCGCATTCACCACAAGCACATTTCCCTCTTTCTATTCCTCGTACATCCTTGTCCATTTTCAAACTGGGTTTTTACAAGTGAATTTGACTTGAAATCCTTCCTACGACAGTTAAGTGTCCCTTAAACCTACACCCTTTGAAACTCTATGTTCGTTTAAAGGCGTTCATCTTTCCCTTGGTAAAAAAATCGAGAGGCACCCATTTCAATTAGCGCCTACACTATAATCAATTAGCACGGCATCGATCAGTTACATTAGCTTAGCTTATTTCGAGCGAACTCGAACTCCATTAACTACTGTAGCTTCATCCATGCCTTCCGCTTTTCCCATGATGCGATCAGTTAGAAAGCGAGAATATGTAAAATTGTACCAAAATAAGTTTTCCTCCAAACAAATTTCCTATAATATTTTCAAGTTATTAAACGTTATTTCGAAGCATCTTGTTCTTTAAAGGATCCTCCACTCTAACcaagaaataactttaaatcacagggacttttgtttaccatcaaattttatataaaataattaggatagtacgcgcactctcattggtcaatagctgtgtttagatgagagcatgtaaacacggctgtgacatctcacgaattttgattggtttattgtcAGAcgcgagttttgattggttggtaggaaattagcgtgtgtcaagaaaatctgtttcaatcaaaaagtgaaaaaaacagcatttttcatttgttgaattatctttgagaaatattttataaaagcaatagaaaactgttttcttgtgtttgcatagcctgatatcAACACtcgaggggttgggagaattctcgacagtaatgcaaaccctcgacttcgtctcgggtttgcataactgtctcgaattctcccaacccctctcgCGTTTATATCAAACTATGCAAACACGGGaaacgttttctattgctttatTATTACTCGTTtgcatccgaaataaatgaatttcataatCGCTTCTTTTTTCGctttaaatttcccgggcgccaccatcttgaataattctgACAATAAATGTTACTAAatgttaatattaattattagaCTAATGTTACTACGTCTTATTAAACGACACAACTTAGTTATTTAAGACGGCCATGcccatttatattttaaagaggTAAGCGATTCTAATATTCCTTTTTTCTCGATGCAAACACTGTTAAGGAacactactattgttattgcgcatacgttctgcgcatctcgagatactcagatttcctacaggtgatgcatactaatacagggatatttttgcgcggttttaaactatccggagaaagtagatcttagcaagtgtccttggtatccaaaaagaaaattgggggtaaccatgcatttgagagacaattaagcttcaatttgagaaagaacgccatacaatgctttgtattttaaagctttttacaagtattgttcatcaattatctttgaaaaatgcatggttaccctcaattttctttttggatttcaataacacttgttaagatctacatttcctgcataatcacacaccggggaaaaaatatctttaattagtaggcactgtccttaagaaCGTTTGCGcgaaatttttttaacattgatttttctctgcaaattttaccattgaaagatgataagttagtgatgtcagaaatgtataaaaatggggggtcaccgacttcgttttggagagaacttgcccggaagaacaccctaaatctgaaaaaatctggcttctttagcgaataaggccacagtgtctgtaagttcaaaaatattgcaattacatctttgaagtgaaatattctctaccaaactttgtttaagtggacccatcaagtgaatgtagttaactgttgaggttccttaaagaaaaagttcgcatttagcgaccatagtttcatgctccttgcagccgcaagatggcaggattccatgttcCTAGGACAGAaatctggatttttttttaacttcccacattgaatttttgttcatttttggacaatgtgaaggtaattgtaaataaaatctgtttctgaaaagaaaagtaggggtcaccgaacatccaagattgttaaatccaagcaaagctatagcaatggccatttgccctatcattgttcattttaatacttagcgcgcgcgctcgatgcatgacgtggcatgtgaatttgcatgcgctgtaaggatgcgcagtagcaattggtGCGAACGTCTACTCTTTTCCCTAacttcccaaccgcgagaaaaccgcggtaaatcagccaccgccaaaaaatgttatttttctcaaaaaatatttaaagttagggggaaaaaaatacatcattttaaagctaagaaaataagctttccaacagcatataacttatttacagacaactgaaaccttttataaaagcgaaagttgaacgaaaaaatgtaagaaaaataacagtaaaatatgttttccaggcaaaacttggtcattttagcgttgattacgaatttttggctggaaaataaaattttcttcaatttatctactttcttggacataaatttgaccgaaaactgatgaagcacgaatatttttggagTTTTTGAACTAATTGAATTAACGATAATTAGTAATGTGATAAGGTGATGACAGATGTCAAATTTGCACCCCGTTGTTAACGGCAACGGAAgggatcgcattacgaataattaacatccggtcagtacaaaacgcagactgcagaccgggtacaaaatgcaggctaggtacaaaatgcagactgcagactgcagaccgggtacaaaatgcagaccaagtctaaataaataaatacgtgatggaatgtcatcttataacttacctgctgtcacgcaatcgtcattttttatgaatattagcatttattgggtttccttgcctgtttcttaatatattatgtcttaaacagagtggccaggctacagtggttcttaaataaaattttgagctgcttactgatctcctagcagactagctgatctccggaaaggtgatctgcctttttttacgaaaacagtgTCACCAGCGCGATTCGCAGTATTCCTCGCCAAAAAGGACATGTGAccctgttgacctttgaatttgtttacatgggctggtgacagagctcgatcaaagaaaaacccatcgttgatttccaacaggacgtaacacccgactgccaataattctcgaagaacaaatgaacaattggttcagttacaggcgaggcattttagaacaacgatttcttttccctttctgatgaaatgcgggattgtcatgcggtcttgactcgcctggcgtgacattcgcggttgtggcgtgaataattatcaagcaagcgccgctagattttctcccaacgctgtcattttaaagccttattgtcgtctcaaaatcgaactaaattttttggatatacataatatttctttcaagaatacagggttttttggtgcctttcttttctatggctcatttgctgctttgcgcgtgatttattcccgatttccttcgcattatttattatatttttgcgcctttttaaacggcccagggattgctttgagaactaaaatgaaaagggtcttagttttccgggtcttagttttccgggtcttaggtcttaggtcttagtttttcttagtgttcgttatgcaccagtcaatgtaaaccacGGCCCCCCCGACCCCCTGGacatataagatgacattccatcacgtatttatttatttagacttggtctgcattttgtacccggtctgcagtctgcagtctgtattttgtacctagtctgcattttgtacccggtctgcagtctgcagtctgcattttgtacctagtctgcattttgtacccggtctgcagtctgcgttttgtactgaccgaattaacatctgtttgccaaaaaccacccaaataaccaatttttcgacggaaaattcatcccagaggataaaataCGGTGGCCCAGAAGGGACAACGCTTCTACTTGAAAATGTAGTGTCGTTCTGTAAAAATGTAACtgttatttttagaattaaacaTCTTTCCTTAGAATGCTGCCATCGTTCCTTGTAAATCTGCGATCGTTCCTTAGAAATATAGCTGTTCGATGGAAACAGTCGTGTGATTCTTCCGTAGAAATCTAGCGCTTCCGTAGTATAGGCCGTTGCTGTTCCGTAGAAATGCAGCTCTTCCGTAGAACTTCAGCGCTTCCGTAGAAAGTTCAAACCTGTGCGCGCGCATTAGCCTGGGTGGGCACTGGGCATTAGCGCCCGGCTGTTCCCGCCGTTCCCGCCATTTCCTCTCCGAAGTCTTTCTTATAATCTCCCTTTCGGGGTCTAAAATATCACAAAGCTACTGTCAAAAATTGCAATATTAAAATTTCGTTCACAGGTATGATCCAAAGAGGTAAATTTATATTTAGATTTACCATTCTGAAATGATTCCATTCCGGCCCCACAGTTATAGCAGTAATTTCCACCCTCTTGCACTTTCACTTCACAAACTTCACAGTAAACCATCGTAACGCATGCAAAATGGCGAGCAACGAATTACAGCCAGGCGCTAATGCCCAGTGCCCACCCAGGCTAATGCGCGCGCACAGGTTTGAACTTTCTACGGAAGCGTTCCATTTCTATGGAAGCGCTGAAGTTCTACGGAACAGCTGCATTTCTACGGAACAGCAACGGCCTATACTACGGAAGCGCTAGATTTCTACGGAAGAATCACACGACTGTTTCCATCGAACAGCTATATTTCTAAGGAACGATCGCAGATTTACAAGGAACGATCGCAGATTTACAAGGAACGATGGCAGAATTCTAAGGAAAGAtgtttaattctaaaaataacaGTTACATTTTTACAGAACGACACTACATTTTCAAGTAGAAGCGTTGTCCCTTCTGGGCCACCGTAATAAAAGTATtaactggacatgtaataaaggtaaatatgtgcgagcgaaagcgaaaacaagcgaatattttgaggaaaaacacaattctgtgagatcaaaggaccaTGTGCTTCAGACACGCAATTGTATAgctaaataattaatcttaccttttcagcgattttaacgcttgaaatcccatccaatgaaccacaaatccttttctttatctattcCGAAGCATGTAGTGTAATTTTTCGGCTGAAAAACGTTAGAAAAAccgcttcgcgagagctccgcgatcGATTGAAATTTGGTCTtcgcatcggctcaaattgcctgaattagaaAGGAGGTCATGTAGGCGTcttgaaagctagaaagccgagattttcagggaaactggggctatatctccccagtaaacacgccaaatttcaccGCGATCGATGAAAAGGGCGCTGCGCTACGAATCTTACAAGAATGAATCCTGACGGTATTTATTTTCGGTGGGAGCTATAGCTGCCCCCGCGCGCGCGTAACCTACATACgtcataactaagaaacacgcgtcagctgaatgaattaaatttctatcaaaagtagcgcgcgcaacacaccggaagtgaaaatacggcgtaaaatcgcgcaAACCGCaaataaaacctgcggaaaacatttgtctttatctcgaaattttgcacggtgacctatcttgattttctacatgcacgtatcattcacgatggcacttcaattaaaagtttcggggaaagttatctggtacaattttctgtaaactataaaacgcccTTTTTTGATGTATCTGCTACTTTAGATAGCTTTGTCATGCACGTTACGAAGTTAAAACATTTAGGGAGATTCAAAAGATGATCAGCTCCAAACAAGGAGGAACATAAACTCTTCAAAAGtttgaacttgttctttttacaGGACAAATTCGTAAGTTACTGACTTTTAAGAGGTCAAAATCGAAACTCAGCGTAtaaaccatttgaaaattctAACCGTCGAGTCAGTCCTGCCATGAGCGTGTGTTCTGCAACAAGAGACGAAGCAAGTACTTCACTTCTGCCAGTTCTGCTTATTACAAGTTTAAAAGCTAGCAGAGAGTCGTTCATAAGTTAAGTGTGGGTTCCCATGATGTAGCTTCACTGGTTTAGCAGGCTTTAAAGGCAAATTCTCCCTTCGACACCAATTCCTCCAAGTACAGTTAACATAAACTAGTACCTTTTCTGTATGCACATCAGAAAGGCTTGTAACTGCAATAGGAGATGTCATCATACGCGGCTCCTGCTTGAATCTATCATTTCAGCACAAAAGCGTCAAAAAAGCAAGACACTTTTTCATTGGTAAAACCTGTCCCAGAGGTACAAAGAAACTTTGACTATGCACAACGTCCAAACCAAGGTGCCAAAATACAacttaataggccttttgcaacagcttgcaagctcattattattcccccactgggacattaaaacaaagagacctgaaccagtcaagcttgacttgcctttgttttaatgtcccagtgggggaataatgagcttgccctccagcatggcggattttgtaccatgtggtCGTTTGTTGCAAgctgttgcaaaaggcctattaagtTGTATTTTGGCACCTTGGTTTGGACGTTGTGCATAGTCAAAGTTTCTTTGTACCTCTGGGACAGGttaaaccaatgaaaaagtGTCTTGCTTTTTTGACGCTTTTGTGCCGAAATGATAGATTCAAGCAGGAGCCACGTATGATGACATCTCCTATTGCAGTTACAAGCCTTTCTGATGTGCATACAGAAAAGGTACTAGTTTATGTTAACTGTACTTGGAGGAATTGGTGTCGAAGGGAGAATTTGCCTTTAAAGCCTGCTAAACCAGTGAAGCTACATCATGGGAACCCACACTTAATATGAACGACTCTCTGCTAGCTTTTAAACTTGTAATAAGCAGAACTGGCAGAAGTGAAGTACTTGCTTCGTCTCTTGTTGCAGAACACACGCTCATGGCAGGACTGACTcgacggtaagaattttcaaatggtttaTACGCTGAGTTTCGATTTTGACCTCTTAAAAGTCAGTAACTTACGAATTTGTCCtgtaaaaagaacaagttcaaaCTTTTGAAGAGTTTATGTTCCTCCTTGTTTGGAGCTGATCATCTTTTGAATCTCCCTAAATGTTTTAACTTCGTAACGTGCATGACAAAGTTATCTAAAGTAGCAGATATATCAAAAAAgggcgttttatagtttacagaaaattgtaccagataactttccccgaaacttttaactgaagtgccatcgtgaatgatacgtgcatgtagaaaatcaagataggtcaccgagcaaaatttcgagataaagacaaatgttttccgcaggttttatttGCGGTTTGCGctattttacgccgtattttcacttccggtgtgttgcgcgcgctacttttgatagaaaattaattcattcagctgacgcgtgtttcttagttatgagGTGTGTAGGTTACGCGCGTGCGCGGGCAGCTAAAAAGCCTTTCGACTCCCCGagaattgctactgcgcatccttacagcgcacgcaaattcacatgccacgtgatgcatcgagcgcgcgcgctaagtactaaaatgaacaatgatagggcagatggccattgctataacTTTGCTTGAATTTAacaatcttggatgttcggtgacccctacttttcttttcagaaacagattttatttacaattaccttcacattgtccaaaaatgaacaaaaattcaatgtgggaagttaaaaaaaattcaagatttctgtcctaggaacatggaatcctgccatcttgcggctggaaggagcatgaaactatggtcgctaaatgcgaactttttctttaaggaacctcaacagttaactacattcacttgatgggtccacttaaacaaagtttggtagagaatatttcacttcaaagatgtaattgcacagccgtgtttacatgctctcatctaaacacagctattgaccaatgagagtgcgcgtactatcctaattattttataaaatttgatggtaaacaaaagtccctgtgatttaaagttatttcttgGTTAGAGTGGAGGATCCTTTAAAGAACAAGATGCTTCGAAATAACGTTTAATAACTTGAAAATATTATAGGAAATTTGTTTGGAGGAAAACTTATTTTGGTACAATTTTACATATTCTCGCTTTCTAACTGATCGCATCATGGGAAAAGCGGAAGGCATGGATAAAGCTACAGTAGTTAATGGAGTTCGAGTTCGCTCGAAATAAGCTAAGCTAATGTAACTGATCGATGCCGTACTAATTGATTATAGTGTAGGCGCTAATTGAAATGGGTGCCTCTCGATTTTTTTACCAAGGGAAAGATGAACGCCTTTAAACGAACATAGAGTTTCAAAGGGTGTAGGTTTAATTAAGGGACACTTAACTGTCGTAGGAAGGATTTCAAGTCAAATTCACTTGTAAAAACCCAGTTTGAAAATGGACAAGGATGTACGAGGAATAGAAAGAGGGAAATGTGCTTGTGGTGAATGCGAGGATTTCATGAGGTCAGATGGAGCAACTTGTGGCTATTGTGGCTGTTTGCCGACtcgccatttttaaaagaatgccGGCTCCTCCTCTGACTCTGATGATGGCACATCGGCTGTACAACTCCGATAAGCTGTCGTCCTTGAGGGTGGACGAGCTATCCTTGTACTTTTCCCATCACAAAATCACcttcaaatggaagaaaactgAAGAGATCGCAATGATCAAAGCGCACATTGGCAGCTTAATTGCTGTACGATTCAATGGAGCGTCAACAACCTCGGCAGCCACCGCTACGAAATGTGAGGCAACAAGTGACCTCGTCACTTTCCGAGGTCGAAACTAACTTGCAAAGTGATGTAGTAGATCGAATTGTCGGTGCAGGCCCGAGTAGCTCGAGTGACGAATCCTCACCGGTGACTGATTTTATACCAGAACCCCgcgcggaaacatcaaattatGGGCGAAAGCGGGCACGGGTCGAGAGAGAGGTAGGAGAAGATAGTTTTTTGATAAATAAATTCTTCGACACCTGTAAATAATTTAGATTAATCTCGACTGGTAGCAGGACATGCCCCACGAGGAATAGAAGTGACCtggagtaattttttccttACCAAAAAAAACTGCGACCCTCCCCCGGTTGAgaataaaacaggtttgaccctccccaatttgtaaaaaaaaactaagaaccccccccccccccccaataagaaaacgtaccttccctaaattttgcaaagttttacatggcaggaacaatagattctttttcctacgGGATCAAATTTTCTttgtaatgcaaaacattttcattgttcctgcaatgcaacatggctgccatgcaaaacctctattgttCGAGTTGGTGTTCAAAATTCGCTGGgtcaactaaattaaatatgatgTACAATATTAAAAACTAGTATGATTTTAAGGCCACTTAATTAAATGTACGCTGATAAATGTTCACATGTCACATGcttctttacattctttttgaaattatttatgtTATGTCCTTTATTAAAAGATGATTTGGTAAGTCATTCCTTTGTTATCTTTGTGGTTTCCTTTGTATATAGATAATTTGCATGCgaaattttacttttacaatttttaaagcATCGTTAAAATTCAAGCCATTAAATCAAAATAAGGTCATGTTGCATTCTACTATGGGCAGATACTCCTTCGATGTTTAAGAGTATTCCAGTGCGGAAGTGCACCTCGTTCTTCGTGGGGCATGTcctgcggttttttgccaaGGGCAATTCTTGATGCAATTAGTTGTCGGTCAAAAAACGGTTTAAACTAAGGGTGGTGAATGCTTTTTTCAAAGTAAGGCCATCCAATTAAAGGTTATAGCTCCGTTTCGGTTATTTGGCCCTGTTTGTTGGAGCTGTCGCGTGGGTTTTCTTACGCAATAATCGACGGAAGTCGCTACTAAATACCTTTATTGATACGTAGTACAATCGCGTCCTTAAGTGTCAGAAGTTAACTATCAGAAAGCACTTTTCTTATAGGTTCCACTGCTTTTCCTTTCAGGCCTGGAGATTCTCCATTGCTACGAGAAATAAATTTAAGCTTCGGGAAAACTTTTTTAACGAGTGTTGGCATCTGAAAAAACTAATTATAAaagatgccaacctatggaaatctaaaatctggagattttttccagccggtctccccacccctccctcaacctacccactccccatcccctcctctccccccctttaaacgca of the Montipora capricornis isolate CH-2021 chromosome 7, ASM3666992v2, whole genome shotgun sequence genome contains:
- the LOC138056457 gene encoding uncharacterized protein, which codes for MEQLVAIVAVCRLAIFKRMPAPPLTLMMAHRLYNSDKLSSLRVDELSLYFSHHKITFKGKKTEEIAMIKAHIGSLLYDSMERQQPRQPLVRNVRQQVTSSLSEVETNLQSDVVDRIVGAGPSSSSDESSPVTDFIPEPRAETSNYGRKRARVEREGSWSGKTPASKPTKKRRSLQAHLDKRLVMGSRLIRRKETSQDDNEEELRPTRQKDEVRGKHEQRNNDTPARSCQRS